The genome window AAACAGAGAGTTAATGATAACATGATTAGTTAAACATATCACTATGGATTGTTTGTAAGTGTATGTCTAGTTTGGTCTAGAAGAAATGAGAAGAAATTCAAGAGAATAGTTATAATTTATTCAAACCTCTTAAGCAGAGCTTATGTATCATCATATTCATCGATTATTGTACAGAACAATAGAAATAtttgatatttatatatatatttaccttTATATTCTGCATACATtttcatacacacacatacatacatatatatattctttcttcctattttcttaaatatattttcaaatgaaATGGAGTTATGCTTTCTCCTATAAAACATCCACCACTGGcataacaaacacacacacagtccgtctttatgtgtgtttgtgtagatTGAACAGAGCGCAATATAAACAATGGGTTCTTTCGTTGTGTTTTGATCTTTGGAAGACTGATTCTGCTTATGGCATTACAACGTTTACATAATTCTTATATGGATATTATTATTGGCATTGATAGTGATGATTTATTACGGTTTAAAGTCAACATGAACATGTTTGCAAGCCATATAACTTCTGTCATCTGACATGTATTCaagatatttaataaaaaaaactcaagGCAATGGAAATGATTTGGATGTGTTTCAGAAAAGAACCAGGTTCTTACAAATAGTTGAAATGTTAGAGGGCTTGATGACATAGAGGCGGAGCTTAAATTATTAGACTTGTTTTGTTGGTGCAACGATGCACAATAAACCAAAAAATGTGTTATGACAGTAAACTGATTCcatttcatgttgactttaatCATCATTAATATCGGATGAATCAAAGCCTGTAAATCGTGATGCTAAACATGTACAGTAGCTAGCCTCATTTTTattcataaattaataaaattcaCCATAGTCATCCCCAAAACATTGTAGGAAATACATTCTCACTGTCTGTCTATGATTGATTCGAGACGTCTGACCTTCCAGATTCAACTGGTAAGACAAACATGTGCTCGAGATAACTTTAGCTTTCACTCTATCAGAGTGTTCATGTATTCCAGAGCGCTTCTCCTTTCCAATCCGCCACATCCGGTCCAAATCTGTCCTTCACTGGACGTCTTTCCCTGCCACTTCAAGTGCTTTTGTCTAATCTCATCCTAACTCTCTATAATTCTCTCCTCTAGCTCTGAGTCGCTTCATCTCTCATACGTTCATTTTGCCCTTCAGAGGAAACAGTGCAGATAGAGAAAGCAGAGGAAAGCCTAAAAAGATGGACgaggaaagaaaaagaaagaaaaggaggCAGAGCATGAGGTTAGAAACGAAAGTGCTGCATAAAGTCGTCATCTATAGAAGAAGATGAAGAATTCGGCACATGAAAAGTAATTAAAGTTACGTAAGTGCTGTGTATGAAATTATAGGGCTTGGTCGTGCTATTAGAAATATAAATGCCATGCTTAACAAAACAAATGATGTGTAATTCAGTGGATCGAATGATTATGTGCATGTCAAATggaatataaaaaatatctatATGAATTATTACAGATTATAACCAAAGATGTATGAAATGATATCCAGGATTTGTTGATTAAAGTTAACTGAGTTTGGCAGAGTTAGTTTAAAGCAATGGAGTAACAGTAAAATCTAGGTTTAAACTGAATAGCCAAATTGTTATTTATTGGTAAAACCTACTTTGTATGTACAAGCGGACGTCACGAAAGGAAATAAAAACTTGTTCTGTGATCATCAGAACCTAACAGAGGAGATCGGATTAAACCTTCCTGCTTCACTTACTAAACTTCACCTTAAGcgtacaaaaacataaaagGGCAGATTACTCACTTATTGTCAAGTAGAGCTGCAGGCTGAATTATCCATGCAGAGCTAAATTTTTATGAACCATTTTATGTGGACAAACATAAAAAGTCTTTCTTTCAGTCTGATCTTTCCCTCACTACACATTTGTCCACCTTATGCTTTCTGATCTGTTTCATTGCTTCCTCTGAGCAACCAATCTACCCTTATTTTCCTATCTCACCTTTCTGTAAGTCTCTTAAGCGCACGTTCAATGTTCATGCGATGTCCGACCCGACTCACGCCCAGATCCAGGAAGTCTTCTTTTGTCAAAGATGGCAAATGGGAACCGTCAATCTCGTTGTCGAGAAAACGTTCCCGGTGTTCTGATAGATTCAGGTACGTCAGCCAATCAGCAACATCGTATTTGCTCCAGTAGGGGAGAGGCTTAGATACAAAGGGCTGATTGGGTGGAGGTGGAGTTAAGGGCGGGTAGCTCATACAAGAAGGGGAAGAACCTCCGGACATGTAGTTGGTGGGGGAGAGAGAGCTGGAGACCAGTATGGGGTTCGGAGGAACCACGTGGGACGGAAGTGGGAAGAGAGGAGACGTTTGAGTGAAAAAGTGGTCTGACAATTGATGTGCTACTGCTAGTGGAGGTGTTAAAGGAGGCTGTATCTCATATGGGGAGCCGTAAATGGGCGCAGATGGAAAAAGAGGGAGAGAGGACGGTCGCGGAGGGCCAGGTTGAGGGTGGTCTGAGCAGGAGATGAGGGGACTGGGTGCTCGACGGCGAGTGTATGAATGAGATTCTGCGCGCCGTAGCTCCGGCCCGGAGAACTGAAACTCGCACGCTTTACCACGATACTTAGAGCGATGCTTTGGAGACAAAGGATAGGGGGAGTAAGATGGAGACAGAGGAGAATGGGAGATAGAGGAGGGAGAGAGCGGTGGATGAGAGAGGGAAATTGGAGAAATGGGAGGATGAGGTAAGGACTGTGGAGACAGGGGTGCATGAGCGAGGGACAGAGGAGAGAGGGGGGCGTGAGGTAATGATGGAGGTGAGAGAACCCCATGAGGAAATGAAATAGGAGAGTTAAGTTGCGACCAGTCTTTGAGAGAAGTTGCAGGTGGGATTTGGGTGAGAGGTATTGGGTTGGGAGTTATGGCTTGGGTTAGGGAGGTCAAAAGAGGAACTGTGGGTACAGGGTTTAGAACTGCAGATGGGCAGTTAGATGTTAAAGAGTTTGGTGGTAGGTTTGAAGTGAATGAATGCTGAAGCGACTGTGCAGGGGAAGGGAGGAGTGGTGCACAGGCTGAGGGATCACTTGGCAAcctgtcaaaaataaaataaaaggaaGTGTTTGTAAAACCAGTAAGATTCAGTCATACAAACAGGTTCAAACTTAACTGAAAAAGTGCTTGCCCATGAAAAATGATTTGCCACAATGCTTGGATACTGTTCGAGATTGCAAAACCTCTAAAATTTCAAACAATGCTTGTTCAATTGCTAACCTTAAGTATGACCAAAAGTGATTTTTATCCAAACAACTATTTCTGGGTTATACAAATATCTGAACACTTTTGTGATTTGTGTTTATGTTGATAGTGATAGATGATATCTGACCTATGATTTTGCTGTGGTCCCTGGCTCTGCCATCCACCAATCTGTTGTAGTTTACTGCTAAGTTCATTAATGATGCTGGCCTTAACATTGGACAGAGGGGAGTTCAATCGACGGTCCATAAACAATGGAATCTTCACAGCATTATCTCCTTCTTTTCCTTGTTCATGCTCCTCCTCTTCATTTGACCGGTACATGTTGGGAGCGGTGCTAGCCTGCCGTTGCAGCAGCGGTCCAGTTCGACCATTCTCTGTTTGTGCGTGAAATTTTGACATGTTATGCATGTGTGTTTTGGCAAGGGGAGGGTTTGGAGGTTTGCTCTTTTGCACGTATGTTTTGTTCTGAGTGCTATTTGTTTTCTGGGTGATTTTCTCAGTATGTGAAAGAGACAAATCCAGAGATACACTTCGGTCTTCTTTAAATCCATCGCCTATAATTCCAGTCTCTATGCTTTCTCTCATCCGATTTACTGATCTTTCCTGCCCTGGAGCCCctcctctttctcttttttctgCAAGGTTTACCATGTGATGTTCACTGCTGTGACTGTCCAGTTCTTCAATTCCAGAATCAACCACGGTTTCCGACCACTCATGGCCCTTAACTGTTGTAGTAGGTCGGTCGCCTGAGACGACAGATGCACTTTCTGAAGGCATTGTTGCAGTGACGGTCACTGCAGCTGCAGTTGCAGCCACAGTGGGATATGAAAGAGAAACGTTACTCTGGCCATGCGGCAAGCAGAAAAGGGGCTGAGGTCGATGCAGTGACATGGTTTCAGATGATGAGGGTGGAGCAGAAGGAGAACTGGAGGAAGGGAATGTTTGGGGAGATGGAAGAGATGGAGAAAGTACTGACTGAGTCAGATTTGCCACCTCACTGTCATAAGATGTAAGACTAGATGCCGCAGAGTCTCCTGCCTGCGATGAATGTAAAGGTTGTGGTTGGCTGGTGTTTGAGTGTGATGAATCCTGGGAATGGACTTGGGGTTGAGTTTGGGGTGTGCTTGGGGGTGGTATTTTGGGACACAGCTGGGGAGGTGGGATGAGGGGACATGGTGGAAAAAGAAAGGGATGTACAACAGCAGATGGATGGGCTGGTGAATGCTGTGAGTCAGCATGAGTGATGTCTGGTAGGGACATGGCGTCTTGCGGGGGCTTGGAAACCATTTGCAGGGACTGTTGCTCTGGGAGCGACTGAGATCCTGACAGCTCATTCGGCTGTTGTTGCTGTTGATTGTATTTAGATGTTCCATGTGGGTCAATTTCTAATCCATTAGCAAACTGGATCGGTGGAGGTAAGGGCTCAGCAAAGACAAACTCGTCGTCTATATCCACAGATGCAGCAGGAGGTGGAAGCACCATCACATCTCCACCTTCCCCTGCCCCGAGATTGCCCCCTCTTTTTGTCTCCTTTTCTCCCTCCCTCTCCATCCCACACTCTCTATTCCTGTCTTCCATTTTCTGCCGTCCCCTGTCATTTCTTCTCTCTGCCTCCTGGGAATCACTGTTGGGACTTTGTCCAGCTGTGCTGAGTTCACTTTCCTTATCTAAAAAAGACGGTCTGCGAGGTGGAGGCTTGGGCGGTATCCTTTTATGCCCCTCCCTTTCTCTGTCTCGCAGGTGAGTCTGGTACTGATTGGTTCTGTTGTCCCGTTCCTGAACATGAGTTTGGAACTGTCTGGCTTGATTATCTGTAAAACGCACCTTGGATGCCCCCTTTTCCTCTCTATCCACAACATTCTGATCATTCCATTCCATGGTCCCCGTCCCACCACCAGTTAATTCCAGCATCCTAGGTGACTGTGGGCGTCTCTGGGAAATTGTCCCACCTGTTGTTGGAGAAGAGCCACTAAGGTAGAGTGAGGTGTGTGACTGATAGATGTAGAAAGGAGGCACTGGTTTTTGGTTGGAAGGGGAAACTGCAGAAGGAAAGGCTCCAGTGCTGGACATCTGGCGACCAAAGTGACGATCTTCTCTACGAGTACGGCGGTCATCTTTAAGTGCTCTCTCTCGTGCTGCAAGTGCGAGTCCGAGTGGACTCGTCGGGTCTAGAACCTTCCCTGTCAAAGGGTGGATAAAGGTAGTGGCCTGATGAGGTGTAGCTGACGCATACTGCGGCAACCCAAATGCAGGCGGCATGCTTAAGGCGTCACCAGAGATCAACCCTTCATCGATAGATTTGGAAGGGCGTAAACGAGGAGTGGAGGAGCTAGGCTCCACTGAAGTCTGTGTAGATTCCTGCTCATCTAAGACGTCCTCCTCAGAGGAGTAGTAGAAAGAGGTGCTTCGCCTACGGTAGCGTTCACGTTCCTGCTGCGCTGTGCTCCTGCCCAGTGATTCCAGCTTTGACGGCATACTAGGTTGTGGGGGTGGAGTGGGTTTAGGAGTGTTTTGAGGCTTTCCCTCCACCTGTCCCTCATTAAGCTCAGCGGGTGGCTCTGTATCCTCACTGCTTGCACGGCTGCTGTGCCCCGAGCTGCTAGTAGATGGTGCTTTAACAATAATAGTTGGGATTGAAATAGAACTTTTCTCCACTTTGCCAGTTGTTTCCTCAACTTTACGTTGCTTCACCAACAGTCCCTTTCCACCCTGTCGACTTGCAACTTTGGCTAGCATTGGCACTTGGTTACGCTGTGCGGTGGACTGCTTGCTGCCCATGTCAGAGGGGGGTGTGGCATTGCTATAGCCACGCCTCAGGCCACCCATTCTTGCTCCACTCATCTTGCTGGTATCAGTTTCTGcctgtaacaaaaaatgtatacgtCCTCATCCTGCTACCAACAATAAAGAATAAAATGTCTGATAAATCCCCTAGATACCAAAGTTTTTACCCTCCGGTTGGGTGGGACTCTGTGCTGTGTCTGGCTGTGAGGCAAGTGATGTGATGGAGGCAGAGGGGCGGCAGGATAAAAATGTGTTGGGGCAGCTCTTCTGTCTACGTAGCCACCGGCAGAAAGTGGTGGCTCAGGTGCTGAGGTGTCGGGTGGAGGGGGGATGTCCTCTGGTCCAGGCACGGAAAGACTGCGGGACAACTTCATAGCAGGAGGATGCAGTTGTACCCTCTCATCTTCGGTCACCACTTTGGAAAGATATACACAACACAGAGGATAAAATAAGTTCAATAAGTTTCATTACCATACACTTAATGTGAATACAAAagattaatttaataaattcaCCCATAGATTTCTGACGCATCATCATAGCACGCTGAGTTGAATGGCCTGATGAAAACTGGGCTTGATTATAACCGTACCCAGATCCTGATGACACCATGCCAACACTTGATTGTTCAAATGTTTGCTGTAAAAAGGTaaaaggaaaaaataaaatgtatatgttcAGCACATCTTATAGTTCACTGTTAGaacagttcaccccaaaatgaaaattagcctTTATTTTTACTCACCCTAAAGTCATCCTAGGTGTGTATGACCATCTTCTTTCAGTCAAACACgcttatattaaattatatccTGACTCTTTTCAGCTTCACATTGGCATTGGGTAGTGCCCCAGTTAAAaagcatccatccatcaataaCTAATCCAGACAGTTAATAAATGTCTTCGAAAGTgaagtgatttttttgtaatgttgGGTCAGAGGTCAGCCTTTCTCCTGACCTCAACTTTTTCATGAACATCCATACAGCTGTagttataaagtttgaaatacaAATGTTTCCATTGAGAAACCCATCACATCACCTCATAAGACATTGTATGGATTCGTTTTTGATAcactatccaatgccattataaagctgaaCAGAGTCAGGATTTCATTTAACATAACTTTGTTTTTGGCTGAAAGAACAAGGTCATATTCACCTAAGATGATTTGAGGttaagtaaaatatattttggggtAAACTTTTCTTTAACTGTATAGGAAGTttctaaatatataatttttagcATGTGTAGTGTTAAAATATTGCTGAACATTACTGTTGTCCAAATGTCAATTTCTCTGTTGAAAATTTATGAAAttgttaaaattatttattgattGAAAAACTCTCAATTTTATGCCGGCTCACATTATCAGCAGAttaaatatgggaaaaaaacatataaaataaacagcttcatgctaatcattaaGCTATATTTTGCTTTTACTGTAGTTAGGTGAAGTGAGATATTTTTTCAGACTTTATTAGCTACGATTTTATGGCAGCTTTGTCGATACTGTTAACTCCGAACCGAGATGATGAAACGCAGGTGTTACCTCATTAGCATTAAAGCCCTTGTTTCGTTCCTTCTTTCCTCCGTGACCCCTGTGACCCTGAGAGTCAGATGTGCTAATAGTCTGTTGAGCAGCAGCGAGAATCTCATCCAGCTTATCTGAAGAACCAAAGCgtaaaagaaaaaacacaaagttGCACTTCTCACACTTTTATTTATAGAAACAGTAGAGAGATGACAGAAAACAGCAGAGAGAGATCTGCAAATGATGCAAGCATGACTCAAACTCACATGAGCACACATGAGTTGACCACTAGTGTGATCTATAGTCATTTCTAATCAAAAGCATTGATCAATTTAAAATACAGactataaataaacttaaaaattatttcaatAACGAAAAATAGTGatacaaattatttaaatttgaaaTTAAATGAATTATTTTCTGATTATTTGATGTggcatatattttttatacagtataaCATTAGCTAGCCCGATGCTTATAATAACATACATTATAAAACAGGTGTGCAAATATAGAGACTCACTGTAGGAGATGTTAAtatcataataaataaaaaggaaaaaGGTTTCTTACTAAGAGCCATTTGATAGACACTTCTCTTCTTTTCCGGCACTTGAGAGCTCTCTGTGTGATCTGGGCATTGAGAAATTACAAACAAACTCAGCATCacctcaaacaaacacacaaataacaCTTCTGAATCAAATAACTCAATGGAAAGCTTACAAGCCGACACATAGCACAGAGaccggggctagttgtcacacttCTTACTGCAGCAAATATGTTTGGTTATTGGAATTAAGTTTGCAAGTCAAATCACAATTTAAGAAATTTGTAACTAAGTGTTAAAATCACtgcttaaaaaaacacatttatatacTCTTTcctgtgacaactagccccggaCGTCACCTGTTTTTGTTTCATGCTGCCTCATtcataagtcgctttggattaaaacatctgctaaataaataaatgtaaatattaaagagATGCTTTTAAGATGCTTAAAGATTTCTGTTCATGTCATTAGCAGCAGTGATGCACATTATAACATACATGCATTGCAACACCTGCATttacgcacacacatacacagaaaaGAGAAACATCAGGTCACCTGGTTTCTTCTTCCACGGTGAAGCTGCTGATAATAATATGATAGTAGTATAATTCATTTTCATTAGATGAAGAAAGTGGACACATACAACATTACTTTAGTATCACAATTTGATTTAATAGTGCTAAAATCATGTACCAgcaaatgtgtttttatcaaAGTTGCTATCCATTACtagttgccatgggaacaaacTGAGCAGGAACTGACAGAtgagccaaaaaaaaaacattatagcaTTTCTTCTCTGCTGTAAGTTATAGTTATTATTACTATCATTACTTCTGCCATCACTAGCAACCGACAGCACTGTTCTGTACTATACTGTTCTGCACATATTGAGCCAGTAGACAATTAAAGTGAAAGATGATGTTAATAACGTTTTATTTGAAGGAAAGATTATCcaaataaatgatcaaattaGCAAATGTTGATGAGATTGAAATCACATGTCCAGAGGACACTTCACATCAAATCAAATGTATAAATTAATGAAGATAATATATATATTGCTTTAAAAGATGCTTATAACATTTAAGCATATTGCGTGTAAttctcattactgtaaaaaGCTTTCTCGAGACTGGGATACAAAAAATAGTGATGCATTATTTAATTTGTACTTATAGCCTACATCACAGCAATATTTTGATATACTGACCATTATTgattgtttttttacttttatttttaatgccTGCATCTTTAGATACAGTGCGTACAAAAGCCAACTTTAATTAATACGAATAAAACCaactaaagggatagttcagccaaaaatgaaaattaacccATGATTTAATTACCATGAAGCCACCTGAGCTACATATGTCCATCCGTTTTCATATGAACACATATGCAGAAATGTCCTAGCTCTTCCAATCTTTATAATAAATGAATTTGGGGTCCGCTCTTTCAAGTCCAAAGAATGGGCATCCATCCTTTgcaaaagtaatccacacagctccGGGGGAAAGATAAAGGCCTTTTAAGAGTAATCGATGCAATTttataagaaaaatatacatttttaaaactttacaaacaaaaataactagctttcCATTACGCCGCAATCTTAAACTCCTTCACATTCAGGAGAGAAAATCAAtcgcacttttaaaaatatctgactATGTGTTGGTATGAAAAGGATGGACATGTGtaggtgagtaaatcatggggttttgttgttaaaaattattttttatagatACTAAGCTTATTTGGATGTACATAGTTAGTAGAAGTTTTAGATGCTGATTTCAGACACATAAATCATTAAACTAGAGGAATTTTGTTACTGtaatacttttaaaataaatgcattatggTAAGAAGAATCTAATGACAATCAATACTCAGAATACTGGAAATGACAGTAAAACCTCATGATGacaatgtaataaaaaaaagatgcatTACGACAAAGACTTAATTTTCATTCACCCTACAATGACTCGATAGTCTATAACAAAACAATGCACAAACCTTTATCCACTGTGGGCAAACCAGAGATAAAGACAAACAAGCGCAATATCAGTCAAACCGAACAATAAAGATTAAACCAGGCAATATGACTATATTCGTAATTGTATGCCATATTTCTATACCCATCTCCTCCAGCTCTGAAGTCATGGATTTGGAGCGAAGTGCGATAGCTGGAGGTGTCAGTCTCTTAGTTTGCTGGGGAACTACAGAGATACAAATGAAATTAAAACACGCTTATCTTAAACATAAAGCATCTCTAAAGCATTTTAACTGATATACAACAAGGCCTGAAACTCACAGACTCTTGAAATAAAGGTGCAAACCtttatcatttacatttatgcatttggcagacgctttaatCCACAGCGACTTGCAGTGTATTACAAGCTATACAGGTTTTTTTCAGTTCCATGctttcaaacccatgaccttttgggCTGTTAACGCAATGCACTAAGACTGAGCTGTCCTATAAGTTATAACACATCACAAACATGTGAAGTTACAGTAAGAACTGAGTCAAGAGAGGCTTGTtatcatcacaataaaaaagAAAGCACATTATGTACAATTGATCCCTGTGCTGGCGATATGCAGGCCAAACAACTGCAGCTGCGTTTGCATAACTGCGTACAGTACAGTAGAGTACAGTGCCAAATCCACTGACCTTTCTTTTTGGGCATTTCCTCCATCTCAGGATTTCGTGCTACCATGACGACCTTCACCATCAGGCTGTTCCCGCCCTGCCGAATCATATTCACTACCTGCCTGTGACCCACTTTAACCACATTCATCCCATTCACCTGTGAAAATAAACATGTTATGATCATATGCTTAGCAATAAGGTACAAGACCAATATGACTAAAGGGTGTTGTTGGGCATGATGCAAAGCTGAGTCAATGCAACCCCTTAAGCAGTGACTTATTGCTTTTACTGAATGAAACAGTTAccacacaatacaaatattaaagcaaaaaaataaaacgcaacagtgcaactttcatgaaagTAAAATCAAATCAAAGTCCCTGACCGACTGTGAACACTAACAGAAAGTTTAACTTGTGTTTAAATTGCTCAGGGTGCTGTGATGCAGCGAATCGTTGGGTGCAGCGGTCAAGGATGTGTTTATCATATTTATCATAATCAAAATTAAGttattaaccaatcagaattaagGACTGAAACTAATAAGCTTTATTAAAGAATTTGCAGCTATACAATAAAGTGCCACAGGGTTGATGTATTTCTGTAAGCCAACCCGTAAATTAGCGGGACACTGGTTCCCTTGCCAAAAAGATAATTTGTTTTTCAGACTTTTGGATAAccgctctgtgtttaacaaaatgtttaGACAGTTTTTATCACACATTTTGTAAAAAgataatcttcacagatgaagATTGAAGAATTTTGTCTAAATTCGTTTACTAGAAATGAAAAGCTAaccttactgtgggttcacaccagatgcgagttcaacgatttgcgcgagtagattacacacaaagtcaatgcaaagacgcaagcAGACACGTCCTCAcatggggcgatgcgaatgacgcgatatgggcggtgcgtttgccgcgaaaacacgcgctattcgcctcaaacggcactattcgcctcaaacgcatcttcgcccaagttgaaaatattcaattcgagcaaaaatttgcatgacacgaagttaaatccccaagtaatctagagcgagtaacatGATGccctgcgtttggtgtgtacgtagcattaggCTGCAAGTGAACTACACCATGATCTCTCAACATCAATGTCATTACCACCAAGTTTCTGACAACTCTTACAAACTTTTTAAAACGTGTTCCTTGaaaaggaaatatttttatataatatatatcgTTCAATATATCGTTGTTGGAAACTGTGCCCATGTTGCGTTGTTTTTAACATCTTCATGCGAGATGATGTTTAAAGTCCCCGATATTGTCTATTGTTCCATGTAGCAACCTGTTAGAATTTGCCCTCTTAAAGACACTTTAAAATAGGGTAACCAAACGTGACCTTTAATCCAGGATgcatcctggccaggatttcaggtgcgtcttccggaagtcgtatttgttgaccacATATGTACTATATGATGTCACCACTTGTGGGTGGGATTCACAAGCTTTGCAGTTTGCTCACATCAATAAAACTATTTCATAACACTAAACAGTCAAGATGGCGTAAACAGAATATCTAAGTCTTATCCAAATTCAAATGAAGGTACAGTAAGTAACAGAAGTAACCCAGTAAGACTTAACATCTCAGTAGTAGGTGTTAAAAATGTTCAGCGCAGGTCTTCACACCTCACAGATGGAAGATTCGAGTTTGGATCACTGAGCCAGTTTCGGCTTTGACAGCATTGATCATGAAACCTCTTTCAACGGTTATGTTTTAATCATGTAAGGACGTGAGCACATTTCGCTAACCTCTATCAGGAAATCTCCCATCCGCAGACCGGACCTCCACGCGACTCCCCCCTCATCCACAGACTCGAGGTACTGTAGGGCCGGAAACGCTGGGGTCGGACTGAACTCCTCCACTGGAGTCTGAGCTGGAGAGATCACACATGATGTGCACGTGTTAGGATGACGATGAAACTAAAGGTTATCAAAGTGAAGTTTGTGAAGGTATCTCACCTTTGGCTCCTCTGAGAACAAAACCAAAGCCTTCATTGTCTTTTTTCTGCAGAAGAACGCTCTTCTCTTTGATGATGTAATcactaagagagagagagagagagagagagagagagagagagactatgATTTGACACTGTAGACCTCTGGACAGATGCTTTGCAGCGATGCTTTCACATTTTGAGAATCTCCCTTTACAATCAGGTATAGaaaagacattttactttatgcaactatttgaattttaaatataagactacaaaaaaaatgaaacattgtggctcagtggtagagcattgtgttagcagcggttagcaggttgtgggttcaatccCATGGAGCATACATGCTAAAATGCACTTGTAATGTCAtgcataaaagcatctgccaaattcaTAAAGGttaaactgtttagattttctAACATTTTTT of Paramisgurnus dabryanus chromosome 22, PD_genome_1.1, whole genome shotgun sequence contains these proteins:
- the LOC135740448 gene encoding SH3 and multiple ankyrin repeat domains protein 1, with product MLLADPAQRRMLGNSKRFFGSMEDKDGEDEEDEEERLRRGTQNGLIDLVDNRGGRKSDGSKPAAVVIGWQRGERQPRAVNSAQRGIPHLPSQPTLYHQTTNQPMYHPVLTNQQARRRVMERSMTTVAPVEDSHLAVIVFRIGIPDIKQTKCLRFDPDSTVWSAKQQIICSLSESLWDVYNYGLFQPAGDGRDAKFLEEERLLGEFSQSLEKGVPYLEFRYKTRVYKQTNLDEKQLAKLHTKANLKKFMDYVHSGAVEKMSKALEKGLDPNYHDTESGESPLTLAVQGSLSVEGIQILVLNGAHMDFRSRDGLTPPHKAVRAHNQSALLALLSMGASPDYRDRCGLTPLYHSVLTGGDTSCCETLLYYRAQLGVRDENGWDESHQACQHGFAQHLEHLLFYGADTTSQNASGNTALHICALYNKESCMRVLLYRGASKEIKNKHGQTPFQVAVMSGHFELGEIIKNHNDADVVPFLETPKYASHIMDDMQNQAIMAALQHPYPLLRAKSENTMTTITDPALLPTAATNAPPAQTQRRASFAQRSSSSPRGARTRSPSRGRDGGEVEEKPQKQRGRQGWVGGQKKKLYSAVPGRVFVATRAHSAHSEREVNLSKGDRVKVLSVGEGGFWEGTVKGRTGWFPADCVEEVLPHNQELPTESRSEKARRKLFRHYTVGTYDGLEVPSDYIIKEKSVLLQKKDNEGFGFVLRGAKAQTPVEEFSPTPAFPALQYLESVDEGGVAWRSGLRMGDFLIEVNGMNVVKVGHRQVVNMIRQGGNSLMVKVVMVARNPEMEEMPKKKVPQQTKRLTPPAIALRSKSMTSELEEMDHTESSQVPEKKRSVYQMALNKLDEILAAAQQTISTSDSQGHRGHGGKKERNKGFNANEQTFEQSSVGMVSSGSGYGYNQAQFSSGHSTQRAMMMRQKSMVVTEDERVQLHPPAMKLSRSLSVPGPEDIPPPPDTSAPEPPLSAGGYVDRRAAPTHFYPAAPLPPSHHLPHSQTQHRVPPNRRAETDTSKMSGARMGGLRRGYSNATPPSDMGSKQSTAQRNQVPMLAKVASRQGGKGLLVKQRKVEETTGKVEKSSISIPTIIVKAPSTSSSGHSSRASSEDTEPPAELNEGQVEGKPQNTPKPTPPPQPSMPSKLESLGRSTAQQERERYRRRSTSFYYSSEEDVLDEQESTQTSVEPSSSTPRLRPSKSIDEGLISGDALSMPPAFGLPQYASATPHQATTFIHPLTGKVLDPTSPLGLALAARERALKDDRRTRREDRHFGRQMSSTGAFPSAVSPSNQKPVPPFYIYQSHTSLYLSGSSPTTGGTISQRRPQSPRMLELTGGGTGTMEWNDQNVVDREEKGASKVRFTDNQARQFQTHVQERDNRTNQYQTHLRDREREGHKRIPPKPPPRRPSFLDKESELSTAGQSPNSDSQEAERRNDRGRQKMEDRNRECGMEREGEKETKRGGNLGAGEGGDVMVLPPPAASVDIDDEFVFAEPLPPPIQFANGLEIDPHGTSKYNQQQQQPNELSGSQSLPEQQSLQMVSKPPQDAMSLPDITHADSQHSPAHPSAVVHPFLFPPCPLIPPPQLCPKIPPPSTPQTQPQVHSQDSSHSNTSQPQPLHSSQAGDSAASSLTSYDSEVANLTQSVLSPSLPSPQTFPSSSSPSAPPSSSETMSLHRPQPLFCLPHGQSNVSLSYPTVAATAAAVTVTATMPSESASVVSGDRPTTTVKGHEWSETVVDSGIEELDSHSSEHHMVNLAEKRERGGAPGQERSVNRMRESIETGIIGDGFKEDRSVSLDLSLSHTEKITQKTNSTQNKTYVQKSKPPNPPLAKTHMHNMSKFHAQTENGRTGPLLQRQASTAPNMYRSNEEEEHEQGKEGDNAVKIPLFMDRRLNSPLSNVKASIINELSSKLQQIGGWQSQGPQQNHRLPSDPSACAPLLPSPAQSLQHSFTSNLPPNSLTSNCPSAVLNPVPTVPLLTSLTQAITPNPIPLTQIPPATSLKDWSQLNSPISFPHGVLSPPSLPHAPLSPLSLAHAPLSPQSLPHPPISPISLSHPPLSPSSISHSPLSPSYSPYPLSPKHRSKYRGKACEFQFSGPELRRAESHSYTRRRAPSPLISCSDHPQPGPPRPSSLPLFPSAPIYGSPYEIQPPLTPPLAVAHQLSDHFFTQTSPLFPLPSHVVPPNPILVSSSLSPTNYMSGGSSPSCMSYPPLTPPPPNQPFVSKPLPYWSKYDVADWLTYLNLSEHRERFLDNEIDGSHLPSLTKEDFLDLGVSRVGHRMNIERALKRLTERLSSAFSICTVSSEGQNERMRDEATQS